A window of Strix aluco isolate bStrAlu1 chromosome 11, bStrAlu1.hap1, whole genome shotgun sequence contains these coding sequences:
- the LOC141928087 gene encoding uncharacterized protein LOC141928087: MASKGSFGPAGTEKMEREFSSLSFPQKLWSIVESDKFQSIWWSESRKCVAINAELFEEEVLSREGPLRVFGTQKMKSFLRQLNNYGFTKMRRDRQRSAYLPEFLAEEAAASAHHQILHYYNPSFNREHPHLLAQCKRIVGRKRRAPKAPEVDKRHPASSPDGQSAGDTPASPPVLTIPTKRRAESPPSLGSAHPSPQAAALTPPEPAGAIGNVGFTLGQILGGLQDAAAASSLIAALMLGIATGLAEPLQSQSPAIPHCPTCTCSLLPLWPSLAHPRESVESGQQGI, translated from the exons ATGGCCAGCAAGGGAAGCTTCGGTCCAGCTGggacagaaaaaatggaaagagaatttTCATCCCTCAGCTTTCCACAGAAGCTTTGGAGCATAGTGGAAAGCGACAAGTTTCAGTCCATTTGGTGGAGCGAGAGCAGAAAATGCGTGGCCATCAATGCGGAGCTCTTCGAAGAGGAGGTGCTGAGCAGGGAAGGACCTCTGCGTGTTTTTGGCACACAGAAGATGAAGAGTTTCCTGCGGCAGCTGAACAACTATGGATTCACCAAAATGCGGCGGGATCGCCAAAGATCTGCCTACCTGCCTGAGTTCCTGGCAGAAGAAGCAGCGGCTTCTGCTCACCACCAG ATACTCCACTACTATAACCCCAGCTTTAACAGAGAGCATCCCCACCTGCTGGCACAGTGCAAGAGGATAGTTGGCCGCAAACGGAGAGCCCCGAAGGCACCGGAGGTGGACAAAAGGCACCCGGCCAGCAGCCCAGATGGTCAGTCTGCAGGGGACACGCCAGCATCTCCACCCGTGCTGACCATACCCACCAAGCGACGGGCTGAATCACCTCCCAGCCTCGGCAGTGCCCATCCATCTCCACAGGCAGCTGCTCTCACACCTCCGGAGCCTGCCGGAGCAATAGGCAACGTGGGGTTCACCCTCGGCCAAATCCTGGGTGGCCTCCAGGATGCTGCTGCCGCTTCTTCACTGATTGCAGCGCTCATGCTGGGAATAGCCACAGGTCTGGCGGAGCCACTCCAGAGCCAAAGCCCAGCAATCCCCCACTGCCCCACCTGCACCTGCAGCCTGCTGCCATTGTGGCCCAGCCTGGCACATCCTAGAGAGAGCGTGGAGAGTGGGCAGCAGGGCATTTAG